The nucleotide window GGGGAGACGGGGTTATCACCTGGGGCCAATACCAACAAGAAACTAAAGGCCAAGGGTAAAGTTTCACTCCAGGAACAGACACAtcatctctgcctcctcctcctcttcctcctctgcctcctcctcctcatgccTTCTAGTTAAAGTTGCCTCAGAAGATTCATCATCAGAATTTAAGATTACCCATTCCAATCCTTGGCCTTTTGTCCAAATGGGAATGGtcaggcctggggagggaaggggaagaaactAAGGCACCAGGTCTTGAAGTTGTCTCTGCTCACCAGAAACACAGGCAACTGGAAAAATAACAGCTAGGGGTAGTCTGGAGAGCTGGAACAATATGGGAACTTGACTTTGTCAGGTTCTCAGTCTGTTCATTTGAGTTCTAGCCCTTGTTTTCTGACTAGAATTTGGTATGCTcttacattcttctcaaatgcaatTCCTTTTGAAATGCCCAGAGTGTCTACATGTTTTCATGAGTCAGCCAGAGAATCTGTGTCCCAGATGCCACAGGAAAGGCCAACCTGGCCAGGCCCCATTTGAAAGGTGTACTTTCCTAGGAGCCTATAGCAGATGGAGCTGCTGAAGTTGAATCCTCATCCTCAAGGGCCCTAAGGGGTTGGGGGAAAGAGCCAAGCATGGGGTCCTGGAATACTCATTCCTCAGGACCCCAGATTGAAAGAAATGTAGAAGAGGGCTAGGGCTGACTTCCCTGAAGCTCTGTCTGTGCTTACAGCTGAGTCCTTTGGTTCTGTTGCTCCTTGGAGATTAACAGTTGCATTACTTTCCAAAATGAGAATGAACATCTAGAAGCTGAGTGGGGTAGGACTATGGAGATAGAtgtccaattttaaaaaattttccttcctaAAGTCTCTCAGGCTCTAGGAGCTAGGGAGAGTGGGGGGAGGTAAGAAGGGGAGAGGCAAGTCATCTCAAGACCTTATTCCCTGCTTCCCTTTCCTCATAATAGGAGATCGTGTTGTAGAGGGACTGTCAAGGCAACTCCCAAGAAGAGCTCTAAACATCAAAGATTATCTGGGAACTTTCTTCCACTCTTTCATCTTGTGTCTCTTTTAGTGTTTGCCCACATCCCCACCCACAGTTGTGCAGGAGAAATACAAGAAGGTACTGTAGATGCCTAGATCTGAATTTGGATGGTTAACTGCACTGGTCCAGGGCATGTTTACCTCCTTCTCCTATTCTTCTCTACATCATGGGGGGACTGACCACTGTAGGATGCATTTCCTAGTTTCCCTCAGCAATTATCTGGCTGGGTTCAACAAGGCACTAGTAAGAGATTAGAAAAAATGGAGAAACCATGGTATTCAGCCTCTGTCTTTTGTCCCTCTGGTGGTGTCTCTTCAGTGTCTCTTCTGTGGCTCTCAATGTCAATAACTTCCAGTTCTACTGTGTGATCCCATCTCCTGGCTCAGATCATACCACTTTTCCCCACTGCTTCTCCGTTTTTTACCATCCCCTGCTCTGCCCTATGTAGCAATGGGGCTGACTCCTGTAGGCTGTGTTTCCCAGGCTCTCATATTAGTTCACTTCTGGTTTCCTCCAATGAAATTGACATTGGAGGCAATCTGAAGGGCAACaatgaggaaaaggagagggtatttcttcctttcttctggtTTGAATAGTGTCTTTTTTTATGGTTCTAGTACCTGTGGACAAGCCTATGATTCCACTTTCCATCAGGTGACCACTGTCCCTGAACTCTGAACAtacctcctccctcaccccttaAGAGTAAGGGTGGTGTTGACATCCTCCTACTAATATCTGGGCTACCTTCCTGTCCTGCTTGGGTTCTCAACCTATCCTCTATGTAATGTATTTCTTATCTGCATTAAATTCTCTACTATAAATATTTGGTAGTTTGTTTTCCCACTTAGATTTTGACTATAAACTAGACTAGTAGAAATGTGGTCCATGATTCAAGGTGAATGAATGGGAAGATCCTTAGTTACTTGGCTCAAAAGAACATGAGGTTGGATGAAAGCCCCAGAAAGAATGCCTTGTAGCAGCCAGAAAAGTGAATGGAGGTACAAGGCTGAGCAAGCAGATGCTACTTTTCTATCCACTTGAATTCTTCAGGACCTTGCTTCTAAGGACAACACAGCTCTAAAGTTTCTTGAGAATCTTGAAGGAGGTGTAAGGCATtgggttattttttcttctttttcagttgcCAGGACTCCTATGCCTGTCAAATGACAGATAATTACCATCCTTCCCCTTGGCCAACCAGACCCCTTCCCCCAATGAACCCCCTTTCTCTACACACATAGCAGTCATAAGAGCCTCCAGGATTTATTTCGATGAGGATTTTATTGTGGAGGATAATACAGGAGAACAGCCACCAGGATTTATTTTGATGAGGATCTTGTGGAGGATAATACAGGAGAGCAGCTTCAGGTGAGTGGGTGGAGCTATAGCACCCTCCAGCTacctggatccctgggtggtttttGTAGGTGTTGTGGATTTCTGGTAAGGCTGCAAGATTACAGTTGATGTTTGAGGTAGCTAATCAACACAGGGGCAATATCCAACTGGTCGATGGCTTGTGGTTGGCTGGCCTGGCGCAGGGCTCTGCGGATTACTAAACGGGCCTGTGATAGTAGTGACCGTGGAGTGGCTACAGCAAGGAGAAACAGGTCATAAGAAGCAATTCTTGGTGTAATTCTCACACCCAAGGCTGCATTCACCGTGACCTGGATCCTGGAGCCTTAAATTGCTTTCCCTATTCTGAGAAATTCCCCACACTCTGTCCCCAATGCATTGTGCCAATAAGAACACACTGAGGCCTATATGGGGCATGCTCAAGGCCACAAAGACAGTTATTGGCAGGGCCAGAAACAGAAATTCTGCTGTTGCTATCCCCCACTTTATCTTATTGATCCTTTCCCTAATAAGGTATCTGTAACTTCTTCTCCactggagtcccaggagagggaggaagatggtATTTTCTCCAACTCATCCTATCCTAGAAAAATTCACTTGTGGGGTGACTTGTGGCCTTTGAACCTCTAAGCAAGAGATTCCATAGAGCTGAACTGCTTGGTACTCACCTCGAGCCTGTAGCAGCAATGCAGTGCTTTTATCATCTTGCAAGTTCGGATCCAGGGAGAGAGATGGAAGGTAGATGTTAGCACCAAAATCAATTAACAGCTGGATGTACTCTGGTTCACAATTATGGTGGAGGCAGATTTCGAGAAGGGTGCGGGGCCGTGGGACACGAGCCAGTAGGCGCTGGTCAGTACAGTTGTAGTTGGGATCTGCACCATGGAGCAAAAGCAGGCGGAAACAGTCAAGGTGCCCATAGACTGCTGCCAAATAGAGGGGGCCAGAACATGAAGCTATGTTTGATGCCCAGACTGGCAGTTTAGCTTTGATATTGGCTTCTGCACCATGGCCCAGGAGTTCCTGAAGGATGGCAGCAGCGCCATCACGGGCAGCTGTGAGCACAGGAGAACAGTTGTTGTAGATGCTACCACCAGGACAGGCACCAGCTTCCAAAAGCACACGCACACAGTCCAGATGACCATGACTGACAGCAGTAAAAAGTGGTGTCTGTGCCTTGACATCCAAGCTGTCAACATCAGCACCATGTGCCAGGAGGACCTGCAAACAGCTGAGGTGACCATAAGAAGCAGCCAAGCGCAAAGGTGTCCCAGGAACACCCCAGCCACTTCTACTGTTGATAAAACGTTTGTAACGCTCCTGGCACAAAAGCTGGTCCAAGGTATGGGAGTCATTGTCATACACTGCTTGattgagagcctgcttctccaccatGTCggtgtcctcctcctccttgtcgGGCTGCAGGAGGGAGAAAATCTTGGTGATGTCCATGAGGTTCATCTTGATTGATTGGAGCAGAACTATTCTCATTATGAGCAGGAGGATATGCCAGGTCTGTAGGTGACAAATATTGGAGGGAGACTGAGGGCCCACATCAAAAAGCCTGCATGCCAGCCCTTGCCCCTCACCCTTCACCATCAGATGATTCACTCATGGACCTCCTTCTTCTCATTCTTACTCCATCTTATTTTATGGCTCAGAGATGGCTTCCAAAACAGATCAGGCCATTTCACAGCTTGGTGCCTTTGTATCTGCTGCTCTGCTTG belongs to Canis lupus familiaris isolate Mischka breed German Shepherd chromosome X, alternate assembly UU_Cfam_GSD_1.0, whole genome shotgun sequence and includes:
- the ASB12 gene encoding ankyrin repeat and SOCS box protein 12 isoform X1; translated protein: MTLQTEVGNFGFGALGTGQTWHILLLIMRIVLLQSIKMNLMDITKIFSLLQPDKEEEDTDMVEKQALNQAVYDNDSHTLDQLLCQERYKRFINSRSGWGVPGTPLRLAASYGHLSCLQVLLAHGADVDSLDVKAQTPLFTAVSHGHLDCVRVLLEAGACPGGSIYNNCSPVLTAARDGAAAILQELLGHGAEANIKAKLPVWASNIASCSGPLYLAAVYGHLDCFRLLLLHGADPNYNCTDQRLLARVPRPRTLLEICLHHNCEPEYIQLLIDFGANIYLPSLSLDPNLQDDKSTALLLQARATPRSLLSQARLVIRRALRQASQPQAIDQLDIAPVLISYLKHQL